From the Gammaproteobacteria bacterium genome, one window contains:
- a CDS encoding DUF2797 domain-containing protein — protein sequence MAVTLSDPVQYSLRLGDELVSLNPHIGKHISLIHTGNIFCTACGRKTKKSFGQGYCFPCTQKLAECDICIVRPEKCHYDQGTCREPEWAEKHCMQAHVVYLANASGLKVGITRQSQIPTRWIDQGAQQAMPIIRAATRFQVGLIEDGLKAFIADKTDWRKMLKNDTEERDLCQARDELLEQGGAVIDAVMTRFPGAIEILENQEVVTIQYPVTEYPTKISSLNFDKTPEVGGTLQGIKGQYLIFDTGVINMRKFTGYEIGFKAG from the coding sequence ATGGCGGTCACTCTCTCGGACCCTGTGCAATACAGTCTTCGACTCGGTGACGAGCTGGTTTCTTTGAATCCCCATATTGGTAAACACATCTCGCTGATTCATACGGGCAATATATTTTGTACGGCCTGTGGACGAAAAACCAAAAAGAGTTTTGGGCAAGGCTACTGTTTTCCCTGCACTCAAAAACTGGCGGAATGCGATATCTGTATCGTACGCCCGGAAAAGTGTCACTATGACCAGGGGACATGTCGTGAACCCGAATGGGCAGAGAAACATTGCATGCAAGCACACGTCGTCTATCTCGCCAATGCCTCTGGTCTAAAGGTAGGCATCACCCGTCAGTCACAGATTCCTACCCGCTGGATAGACCAGGGGGCGCAACAGGCCATGCCTATTATCAGGGCTGCGACCCGCTTTCAGGTAGGATTGATCGAGGACGGTTTAAAGGCGTTTATCGCGGATAAAACCGATTGGCGCAAAATGTTGAAGAACGATACTGAGGAGAGGGATCTTTGTCAGGCGCGAGATGAGTTGCTGGAGCAAGGTGGCGCGGTCATAGACGCCGTGATGACAAGGTTTCCTGGTGCGATTGAGATTTTGGAAAACCAGGAAGTGGTGACAATTCAATATCCAGTAACCGAGTATCCGACAAAAATCAGTTCGCTTAACTTTGACAAAACCCCGGAAGTTGGAGGCACTCTTCAGGGGATAAAAGGGCAGTATTTAATTTTTGATACCGGTGTTATCAATATGCGCAAGTTCACAGGCTACGAGATAGGTTTTAAAGCCGGGTAG
- a CDS encoding CHAT domain-containing protein — MHHQSLEQGRSSLESGQYLAAIRHFKTYIEHARKVQNPERELRALTLLALAYRRLYDGKNENEVLHRIQELAPSLQNRVAANTAYDFLAKSYLSRRQFSQARDFFHILVQDYRTQGENLALAKILLDIGYTDVQVKDWQLAEQAFSESLDLAQRLNDSKIEIIAALNLARVKLQMGSLDGVSTLLGDLVSTLDTVNDYAFTIEHCLNLGSLYRDFSKRSKNKGVWRKRALQQYQNALSLAENTKDLRSLSYAWGMSAILYRDEGRFAEALHMFRQASIFAHKSDSPDSMYRWDIELAILADIAKDDNAGQLMHAAHNQLRNLLEQVAHNEPDAYAMIVRPFIEQYLSFLAQDKSPESARRAWQAMETLRMSEAMSRFPLVSETTSHTLLPELASNDARFYNFIGKNKSFVVLQKGKEYLFHQLRAKRDQIYQNVVDMRAAIEREYDITPSSIKLYKLFLAPFEKALQTVNTLAFSLDGLTRAIPVASLYTGKKYLVEKYSLSYFHATGLRNMSWGTKDVSMSDSERAEFFSKGISKTFSGLGNLPLAGLLAPGFRLWYTSQHFEIDSPSNVSDIDKSYSIEELEVSLREFLSTGGYDVLVMGEYANAPDESVLTLLPIRFSVSFCLTPMWQQEKGKEFLQKLISTVPQKFSPIDAVRDIQVAMIKEKQPAKYWAGLMVTTH, encoded by the coding sequence ATGCATCACCAATCCTTGGAACAAGGCCGTAGTTCACTTGAAAGCGGTCAGTATTTGGCGGCCATCCGTCATTTTAAGACATACATAGAACACGCTCGTAAGGTTCAGAATCCAGAACGGGAATTACGCGCACTTACCTTGCTTGCACTGGCCTATAGACGTTTATACGACGGTAAAAACGAAAATGAGGTGCTTCATCGTATTCAGGAGTTAGCACCGTCACTGCAAAACAGAGTTGCGGCGAATACTGCCTATGATTTCCTCGCCAAGAGTTATCTGTCTCGACGCCAGTTTAGTCAGGCGCGTGATTTTTTCCACATTCTTGTCCAAGACTATCGCACACAAGGTGAAAACCTAGCGCTTGCCAAGATACTACTGGATATTGGCTATACCGATGTCCAGGTAAAGGACTGGCAATTGGCTGAGCAGGCATTTTCCGAATCACTGGACTTAGCGCAGCGCCTGAATGATTCTAAGATAGAAATTATTGCTGCCCTGAATCTGGCAAGGGTAAAACTGCAAATGGGAAGCCTTGATGGTGTGTCGACGTTATTGGGCGACCTTGTTTCAACACTCGATACCGTAAATGATTATGCATTCACCATTGAACATTGTCTTAATCTTGGAAGTCTGTACCGAGATTTTTCGAAACGTTCAAAGAATAAAGGAGTGTGGCGGAAACGAGCCCTGCAACAATATCAGAATGCGCTCAGCCTTGCTGAAAACACAAAAGATTTACGCAGCCTATCCTATGCCTGGGGAATGTCCGCGATACTCTATCGCGACGAGGGGCGTTTTGCCGAGGCGCTGCACATGTTTAGACAGGCTAGTATTTTTGCGCATAAGAGTGACTCGCCAGATAGTATGTATCGCTGGGATATTGAACTGGCAATACTCGCCGACATTGCTAAGGATGACAATGCCGGTCAGTTAATGCATGCAGCACACAATCAACTGCGGAATCTTCTCGAACAGGTCGCGCACAATGAACCTGACGCTTATGCCATGATTGTGCGTCCGTTCATCGAACAATACTTGTCATTTTTAGCTCAGGACAAATCACCGGAGAGTGCTAGACGGGCGTGGCAAGCGATGGAAACCTTGAGGATGAGTGAAGCGATGTCGCGGTTTCCTCTTGTTAGCGAAACTACGTCTCACACACTCCTTCCTGAACTGGCATCAAATGACGCGCGTTTCTATAACTTCATTGGAAAGAATAAGTCGTTTGTTGTTTTACAGAAAGGTAAGGAATATTTATTTCATCAGCTTAGGGCTAAACGCGATCAGATATACCAGAATGTAGTCGATATGCGTGCGGCAATTGAACGTGAATATGACATTACTCCCTCCTCAATAAAACTATACAAATTATTTTTGGCGCCTTTTGAAAAAGCGCTACAAACAGTCAATACATTAGCATTCAGTCTTGATGGGCTCACCCGCGCAATTCCTGTAGCCTCACTTTATACGGGCAAGAAATATCTGGTGGAAAAATATAGCCTGAGCTACTTTCATGCCACAGGACTACGCAATATGTCTTGGGGAACGAAAGACGTTTCAATGTCAGACTCGGAGCGCGCGGAGTTTTTTAGTAAGGGCATAAGCAAGACTTTTTCCGGACTTGGAAATTTGCCACTGGCGGGACTTTTGGCACCGGGGTTCCGTTTGTGGTACACGTCACAGCATTTTGAAATTGATAGTCCGTCGAATGTATCTGATATAGACAAATCCTATTCTATCGAGGAATTGGAAGTTTCCTTACGAGAATTTCTTTCTACTGGTGGATATGACGTCTTGGTCATGGGGGAATATGCGAATGCACCGGATGAGAGTGTGTTAACCCTCCTGCCTATACGATTCTCGGTATCGTTTTGTTTGACGCCGATGTGGCAACAGGAAAAGGGAAAGGAATTTCTTCAAAAACTAATATCTACGGTACCTCAGAAGTTTTCTCCTATAGATGCTGTGCGTGATATACAAGTGGCGATGATTAAGGAGAAACAACCCGCAAAATATTGGGCGGGTCTGATGGTGACTACGCATTAA
- a CDS encoding polymer-forming cytoskeletal protein produces MWKKPFAERSEPEVEQRPEPNFSADGRERALVGPSIVITGGLAGEEDVCIQGRVEGTIDFKGYSVTIGQHGRVKADINAREICVEGKLEGNLHGEERVEIRASGRVIGNIESPRVVMQDGAMFKGSIDMSKREAAKAGGNATHKEALSKMPPNTRTPDTKAGISSSVVKTGTNNGN; encoded by the coding sequence ATGTGGAAAAAGCCATTTGCGGAACGCAGTGAGCCGGAGGTGGAACAACGCCCAGAGCCAAATTTTTCGGCGGATGGACGCGAGCGCGCCTTGGTTGGTCCATCTATTGTCATTACTGGCGGGCTGGCCGGTGAAGAAGACGTCTGTATTCAGGGCCGCGTTGAAGGAACCATAGATTTCAAAGGTTATAGTGTCACCATTGGGCAACATGGTCGTGTCAAAGCCGATATCAACGCCAGAGAAATCTGCGTGGAAGGTAAGTTGGAAGGAAATCTTCACGGTGAGGAACGCGTTGAGATTCGCGCTTCCGGGCGAGTCATCGGCAATATCGAATCCCCTCGTGTCGTGATGCAGGACGGCGCTATGTTCAAAGGTTCGATAGATATGAGTAAGCGTGAAGCGGCTAAAGCCGGTGGAAATGCCACACACAAAGAGGCACTATCCAAAATGCCGCCCAATACCCGTACCCCTGACACTAAAGCGGGAATCAGCAGTTCCGTCGTCAAGACAGGCACGAATAACGGTAACTAG
- a CDS encoding SlyX family protein, with protein MDTQHSARLDELESRLMMQEHTIEELNEVITRQNLEMAALKSLLQRVQGQVTQLMPLLQNKPGDEKPPHY; from the coding sequence ATGGATACGCAACATTCGGCTCGCCTCGACGAGCTTGAAAGCCGACTGATGATGCAGGAACACACGATAGAAGAGTTGAATGAGGTCATCACGCGTCAAAACCTGGAAATGGCCGCGCTGAAATCTTTGCTACAAAGAGTGCAAGGACAAGTGACGCAACTCATGCCACTTCTGCAAAACAAGCCGGGGGATGAAAAGCCACCGCATTATTGA
- a CDS encoding SDR family oxidoreductase, translating to MTNILISGTSRGIGLEMVRQSAQRGWRVFACCRNPTDANELHDLAASSAGKVSVHPLDMNNFEQIQALAKTIEEPIDILVNNAGRYGSMQQRFNDVDVDDWIKTFRVNTIAPYQMVEAFIEHLERGERKLIATLTSKMGSIDDNGSGSCYIYRSSKTALNAVVKSLSIDLKSRGITCTLHHPGWVKTEMGGPNAEISTAESVAKMFAIMDRVTIKNSGRFFDIDGSVIPW from the coding sequence ATGACAAACATTTTGATAAGCGGCACATCTCGTGGCATCGGTTTGGAAATGGTACGTCAATCGGCGCAACGGGGATGGCGCGTCTTCGCATGTTGCAGAAACCCGACAGACGCAAACGAATTGCATGATCTTGCCGCCTCTTCCGCTGGTAAGGTTTCTGTACACCCTCTTGATATGAATAATTTTGAACAGATTCAGGCCTTGGCCAAAACAATTGAGGAACCAATAGACATACTCGTTAACAATGCAGGTCGTTATGGTTCGATGCAGCAGCGTTTTAACGATGTTGACGTAGACGACTGGATTAAAACCTTTCGCGTCAACACCATCGCACCATACCAAATGGTAGAAGCATTTATTGAACATTTGGAACGCGGCGAACGGAAACTGATTGCCACGCTCACGAGCAAGATGGGCAGTATCGATGACAATGGTTCGGGTAGTTGTTATATCTATCGCAGCAGTAAAACTGCACTCAATGCGGTAGTGAAAAGCCTGAGTATCGACTTAAAATCGCGTGGTATTACCTGCACCCTGCATCACCCTGGTTGGGTTAAAACTGAAATGGGTGGTCCTAATGCGGAAATTAGTACCGCGGAAAGCGTTGCCAAAATGTTTGCTATCATGGATCGCGTAACAATAAAAAATAGCGGTCGTTTTTTCGATATCGATGGTAGTGTGATTCCCTGGTAA
- a CDS encoding DMT family transporter, with protein MTGALAALASAFCWALSAILFRQLGEHLPAMAMNLFKGLIAVLIMGVFVFGSGSGMPLTDALWLLLLSGLLGIFLGDTLYFLTLVRLGPRATLLLGTLIPISAGLIAIVLFDEIVGVLAWVGMALTLAGVSSVLWNRSEPGHGTDQWKSGIGFGLMFVLANAGSVLLIKGGVQDLSAMQASLVRHSAAIVALLAWGLASSALPNWTRPIVHDSRVRWLLILASVLGAFLGSWLSVVALKFAPAVVAVTLNSTSPLFILPLAAWFLRERVSLRSVFGAIIAIVGIGLYFLSEHQGVVL; from the coding sequence ATGACAGGCGCCCTGGCTGCGCTAGCGTCGGCCTTTTGCTGGGCCTTGTCAGCAATTCTATTCCGCCAGTTGGGCGAACATTTACCTGCAATGGCGATGAATCTGTTCAAAGGATTGATCGCGGTGTTGATTATGGGCGTGTTCGTCTTTGGCAGCGGATCGGGTATGCCGTTAACGGATGCGCTGTGGTTGCTTCTACTAAGTGGCCTATTGGGAATTTTTCTCGGCGACACCCTGTATTTTTTGACACTGGTGAGGCTGGGTCCACGCGCAACTCTATTGCTTGGCACCCTGATTCCGATCAGCGCTGGATTGATTGCCATCGTATTGTTTGATGAAATCGTTGGCGTTCTGGCCTGGGTAGGTATGGCTTTAACGCTGGCGGGGGTGAGCAGTGTGCTGTGGAACAGGAGCGAACCAGGACATGGTACCGATCAGTGGAAAAGTGGTATCGGCTTTGGTTTGATGTTTGTGCTGGCCAATGCGGGTAGTGTGTTATTGATCAAAGGCGGGGTACAGGACTTATCGGCCATGCAGGCGAGCCTGGTGCGTCATAGCGCGGCAATAGTCGCATTATTGGCCTGGGGTCTGGCTAGTAGCGCGCTGCCAAACTGGACGCGCCCAATCGTGCATGATTCCCGGGTGCGCTGGTTGCTGATACTGGCCTCGGTACTCGGGGCGTTTCTTGGGAGTTGGTTGTCGGTTGTGGCATTGAAGTTCGCGCCAGCGGTGGTAGCAGTAACGTTGAATTCCACCAGTCCCTTGTTTATTCTGCCGTTAGCAGCGTGGTTTTTAAGAGAGCGTGTCAGCTTGCGCTCAGTTTTCGGTGCAATTATTGCGATCGTGGGGATCGGGTTGTATTTTTTAAGTGAACATCAGGGAGTCGTTTTGTGA
- a CDS encoding filamentous hemagglutinin N-terminal domain-containing protein — protein MKRKIEKYSYSSVLLSVLLATSGYVYAEVEFDGTLGERALLLGPDYAITESYGQRQGNNLFHSFRSFNVGEGEHARFSGTAGIDHIFARVTGGNSSYLDGLVSSDIDGVNLWIINPSGVIFGKNFRLDIHGAFISSTATDIEFGDGSLFSSSTESTTTSRLNPNRIRLDAANSAPILVSGTVIEDAPGLSLYLVSNDVIVNNARVDIGKYFAGNRGRIDSVELTSSNNEPLNGRVDIINTDITADKSVDIGAGLVSFQHNTVTLNEGAKMRIEGERIYVSLSDINSENPQDVQLMASQEVNIVESDDFFIGQGAVGTVTDSVGFETTVSGNAGSEANWSIVSSTGSVENLLNGKIEKTVNARDAADVCSSEALQVQGRVRWRSAPGNYKPYSDSYIQMGRECY, from the coding sequence ATGAAAAGAAAAATAGAAAAGTATTCATACAGTAGCGTATTGCTATCGGTACTACTTGCCACGTCAGGGTACGTCTATGCAGAAGTTGAGTTTGACGGAACACTGGGTGAGAGAGCTCTTCTGCTCGGGCCGGACTATGCTATTACAGAATCGTATGGACAGCGCCAAGGCAATAATCTGTTCCATAGTTTTCGGAGCTTCAATGTCGGTGAAGGTGAGCACGCAAGGTTTTCCGGTACTGCCGGTATTGACCACATATTTGCGCGTGTTACCGGTGGGAATAGCAGTTATCTGGACGGTTTGGTATCCAGCGATATCGATGGTGTTAATCTTTGGATAATTAATCCTTCAGGGGTGATTTTTGGCAAGAATTTCAGACTGGACATTCATGGCGCCTTTATATCGAGCACGGCGACGGATATAGAATTTGGTGACGGGAGTTTGTTTTCATCGTCAACGGAATCGACCACGACGAGCAGACTGAACCCTAATAGAATCCGACTTGATGCAGCGAATAGCGCACCGATATTGGTTTCGGGTACGGTGATTGAGGATGCGCCAGGATTGAGTCTCTATTTGGTCAGCAACGACGTTATAGTAAATAACGCAAGAGTTGATATTGGAAAATATTTTGCGGGAAATCGCGGTCGTATTGATAGCGTTGAATTGACGTCAAGCAATAATGAGCCGCTAAATGGCAGGGTCGATATCATCAACACCGATATAACAGCGGACAAGTCAGTTGATATTGGTGCCGGCCTTGTTTCCTTTCAACACAATACTGTCACCTTGAATGAGGGCGCTAAAATGCGTATTGAAGGTGAGCGGATATATGTTTCTCTTTCCGACATCAATTCGGAAAATCCTCAAGATGTCCAACTAATGGCCTCTCAGGAAGTAAATATTGTAGAGAGTGATGATTTTTTTATAGGTCAGGGGGCGGTGGGTACCGTAACCGATTCAGTTGGATTTGAAACAACAGTATCCGGAAACGCCGGGTCTGAAGCAAACTGGTCTATCGTATCGTCGACGGGATCCGTCGAAAACCTATTAAATGGCAAAATAGAAAAAACTGTCAATGCGCGAGATGCGGCAGACGTATGCTCAAGCGAAGCTTTACAGGTACAGGGGAGAGTGAGATGGAGGTCTGCGCCTGGAAACTATAAACCCTATTCGGATAGCTATATTCAGATGGGACGAGAATGTTACTAA
- a CDS encoding calcium-translocating P-type ATPase, PMCA-type translates to MTTEVAAEREATLWHTQTAQQVCQKLDVEVAQGLSTSESQTRLQQYGANRLPEASSRSALLIFISQFSDLMVLILIAAAVVSGLVGELADTITIIVILVLNAVIGFIQEIRAEQAMNALRKLAAPSAKVRRDAQVKTIDADELVPGDIILLDAGDTVPADARLIESANARTDESTLTGESEPVDKHIEPIAKPHALVGDRVNMVFKGSLLTHGRVVAVVAATGLNTELGSIARLLEKEAQPKTPLQERLAILGKQLAFVVLFVCVVLFAVGLLRGEPALLMFLTAVSLAVAAIPEALPAVVNIALAVGARQMSEKNALIRRLPAVESLGSVTYICTDKTGTLTLNKMHASHVFDANTWQASDKVESLNASLLKAMALCNDAQVSADTLIGDPTETAILAFAQDQHQNKDFSRLLENYPRVAEVPFDSVRKSMTTMHREDAVIVAYSKGSPERILSLCTHDASTRLLSDQGRAELLQQARAMAARGQRVLGFAQRIWDRQPSVKDVDSIESGLQFLGFIALIDPPRPEAKEAVRLCQSAGIVPVMITGDHVLTASAIAQELGISRHEDEVLSGEELFHLNDEQLNQVILEKRVYARVSPEQKIRIVEALQKQQQFVAMTGDGVNDAPALRFAHVGIAMGRKGTDVAREASDVILLDDNFATIVHAVRAGRRIYDNIRKFIRYTMTSNAGEVWTLLLAPLVGMPVPLLPIHILWINLVTDGLPGLALSLEKEEPNLMQRPPRPPRESVFANGMWQHILVIGLLIGLLSLGVQVWAIAQGIEHWQTMVFTVLTFSQLAHVMAIRSETQSLLQFGIGSNKKLLFAVSLTIGLQLLIIYLPFFNDIFKTQALSISELLICCGLSFIVFLAVELEKYLVRKKWIYQIQVETGKSA, encoded by the coding sequence ATGACGACGGAAGTCGCGGCCGAGCGAGAAGCCACGCTGTGGCATACGCAAACCGCGCAACAGGTTTGTCAGAAACTCGATGTGGAAGTCGCGCAAGGCCTTTCTACATCGGAATCCCAGACGCGTTTGCAGCAATATGGCGCAAATCGTCTACCCGAAGCGAGCTCTCGTTCGGCACTCCTCATTTTTATCTCCCAGTTTTCAGACCTGATGGTGTTGATACTGATTGCGGCGGCGGTTGTCTCCGGTCTGGTTGGCGAACTGGCCGACACCATCACGATTATTGTTATTCTGGTTCTTAACGCCGTCATTGGATTTATCCAGGAAATTCGCGCGGAACAGGCGATGAATGCCTTGCGTAAACTCGCCGCGCCATCGGCAAAGGTTCGACGAGATGCTCAGGTAAAGACGATTGATGCGGATGAATTGGTTCCGGGTGACATCATATTGCTCGATGCCGGTGACACGGTACCCGCAGACGCACGCCTGATAGAGTCGGCAAATGCGCGTACCGATGAATCCACCTTAACTGGTGAGTCCGAGCCCGTAGACAAGCATATTGAGCCCATAGCCAAGCCACATGCGTTGGTTGGCGACCGTGTCAACATGGTATTCAAGGGAAGCTTGCTTACCCACGGCCGGGTAGTGGCCGTCGTCGCCGCGACCGGATTAAACACGGAGCTGGGTAGTATTGCTCGGTTACTCGAAAAAGAGGCACAGCCAAAAACCCCATTGCAGGAACGACTGGCTATTTTGGGTAAGCAGCTTGCTTTTGTGGTGTTGTTTGTCTGTGTTGTGCTGTTTGCGGTTGGTCTGTTACGCGGCGAGCCTGCACTTTTGATGTTTCTGACCGCAGTCAGTCTGGCCGTGGCGGCTATTCCTGAAGCCTTGCCGGCGGTGGTGAATATTGCGCTGGCCGTAGGTGCACGCCAGATGTCGGAAAAGAACGCCTTGATCCGACGTCTCCCCGCTGTAGAGTCGCTAGGGTCTGTTACCTATATCTGTACCGATAAGACCGGCACATTGACACTCAACAAGATGCATGCCTCACATGTTTTCGACGCCAATACATGGCAAGCATCAGACAAAGTTGAATCGCTAAACGCATCATTGTTGAAAGCCATGGCCCTGTGTAATGACGCGCAGGTATCGGCAGATACGTTGATCGGCGATCCGACCGAGACAGCAATCCTGGCTTTCGCGCAAGACCAACATCAGAACAAGGATTTTTCGCGGTTACTGGAAAACTATCCTCGCGTTGCCGAAGTACCTTTTGACTCTGTTCGAAAGTCTATGACCACTATGCACCGGGAAGACGCTGTCATCGTTGCGTATAGCAAGGGCTCTCCGGAACGCATCTTGAGTTTGTGTACACATGACGCCAGTACTCGTTTACTGTCAGATCAAGGACGCGCCGAACTCTTGCAGCAGGCAAGGGCAATGGCTGCAAGAGGGCAGCGGGTGCTGGGGTTTGCGCAACGCATCTGGGATAGACAGCCTTCTGTTAAAGACGTCGATAGCATTGAATCGGGTCTGCAATTCCTCGGATTTATCGCTCTCATTGATCCGCCCAGACCTGAAGCCAAAGAGGCGGTGCGTTTGTGTCAGTCTGCTGGCATCGTACCCGTCATGATAACGGGTGATCATGTACTGACGGCGTCGGCAATCGCGCAGGAATTGGGTATTAGCCGCCACGAAGACGAGGTACTCAGTGGCGAAGAGCTTTTCCATTTGAACGATGAACAACTCAACCAAGTCATTCTTGAAAAACGCGTTTATGCGCGTGTTTCCCCGGAACAGAAAATCCGTATCGTTGAAGCGTTACAAAAACAACAACAGTTCGTAGCCATGACGGGTGATGGGGTAAACGATGCCCCCGCGCTACGTTTTGCCCACGTCGGTATCGCCATGGGACGCAAAGGGACTGACGTGGCGCGTGAAGCTTCGGACGTCATTCTGCTTGATGATAACTTCGCCACTATTGTTCATGCCGTGCGCGCCGGTCGGCGCATTTATGACAATATTCGTAAATTCATACGCTATACCATGACCTCAAACGCAGGCGAGGTGTGGACGTTATTGTTGGCACCTTTGGTTGGCATGCCGGTGCCGCTGCTACCGATACATATTCTGTGGATAAATTTAGTGACCGATGGGTTGCCTGGGTTGGCGCTGTCACTGGAAAAGGAAGAACCCAACCTGATGCAACGTCCGCCTCGTCCTCCGCGTGAATCGGTGTTCGCCAATGGTATGTGGCAACACATACTCGTCATTGGTTTGTTAATCGGGCTGCTTTCACTGGGGGTACAGGTGTGGGCGATTGCGCAAGGAATCGAACACTGGCAAACCATGGTTTTTACCGTGTTGACATTTTCTCAACTTGCACACGTGATGGCGATACGTTCTGAAACACAATCTTTATTGCAGTTTGGAATCGGTTCGAATAAAAAGTTATTGTTTGCTGTATCGCTTACCATAGGGTTACAACTACTGATTATCTATTTGCCTTTTTTCAATGATATTTTTAAAACCCAGGCCTTGAGTATTTCAGAGTTACTGATCTGTTGCGGACTATCGTTCATCGTTTTTCTAGCCGTGGAACTTGAAAAATATTTAGTACGAAAAAAATGGATTTATCAAATTCAGGTAGAGACAGGTAAAAGCGCTTGA
- a CDS encoding methyltransferase, with the protein MRRFVMLWLLVSMSAAVAEDSKNFLIQQKTVYLPIVHPGKFDLIYMEFVDQPIPLLPMRKVKAHYKYFYVFPSVTVPSVQSIYFLEHINVNPGETVLDLGTGSGIQAIFAAEKASRVVATDLYQYAADNAAFNANGHGVSHIVETRAGDLFAPIKKGETFDVIINNIDYPWDEGSQGLWKVHERFFREVQTYLNPMGRIYYQSGWIYNIPKIQKMADDNGLRIIKMDMVNAIDHDREPIVYLIMRKSETAAK; encoded by the coding sequence ATGCGCAGATTTGTAATGTTGTGGCTGCTAGTTTCAATGTCTGCAGCCGTAGCCGAAGACAGTAAAAATTTTCTCATACAGCAGAAAACCGTGTATCTGCCGATTGTGCATCCGGGCAAGTTTGATCTGATCTATATGGAATTTGTCGATCAACCCATACCATTGCTGCCTATGCGCAAGGTCAAGGCGCACTATAAATACTTTTATGTGTTTCCTTCGGTGACCGTTCCCAGTGTGCAGAGCATCTATTTTCTGGAGCACATCAACGTCAACCCAGGCGAAACCGTACTGGACCTTGGCACAGGCTCTGGCATACAGGCCATATTCGCGGCGGAAAAAGCCAGCCGCGTGGTGGCCACGGATTTATACCAATACGCCGCCGATAATGCCGCCTTCAATGCCAATGGACACGGCGTTAGCCACATCGTAGAAACACGTGCAGGTGATTTGTTTGCGCCGATCAAGAAGGGAGAAACCTTCGACGTCATCATCAACAACATCGATTATCCCTGGGACGAGGGTTCCCAAGGTCTATGGAAAGTACATGAGCGTTTTTTTCGCGAAGTACAAACCTACCTCAACCCAATGGGACGTATCTACTATCAATCAGGCTGGATATACAACATACCCAAAATACAGAAAATGGCGGACGACAACGGTCTGAGAATCATCAAAATGGACATGGTGAATGCTATCGATCACGATCGCGAACCAATAGTTTACCTGATCATGCGTAAATCAGAGACCGCAGCGAAATGA